One stretch of Tepiditoga spiralis DNA includes these proteins:
- a CDS encoding TIGR02556 family CRISPR-associated protein — MLEALYEIGKIIPEDDNFLNDFIEDIGTNYKHVFKIIFDIDEFKYLNIDYEEFDSDKKLKYFYKKGFSNGPDKTPTSKITTFEKVFSNKISQIFKNIIKNNEKNFSSDELLFFQNLEMSFNKSEEKIKEEFFDYLKNNNFLNNNGNIEGGGIVTFVFKKDNKFYYVGELDEFKNLFLKSKEDAYKNFYIKGGKVSKSKDKYCYICKKEKDEVYGFVSTFQFYTVDKRGMVTGGFKKENAWKNYPVCLDCAVTLERGKKFLMNNLKYKFCGFNYLLIPQLIVENDVLLKNLINRIKSRYSEFSSKKISGRKITQTEEKILEILSKENNSILFNFIFFEKTNNAFNILLELSEIPPSRLNKLVTAQKTVDLIGKESFFKPIILKKGDEVNFNFSFYFIREFFLNNKIDGKFNKYFLDILNNIFIDKNISYNFLLNNFMKKIRSEFLNNGFYDLNVLKAFKIVLYLNELNLLDKKFNFVKGVETVYEEFFEQAKILDTETKKALFLEGVLTEFLLNIQYKNRKSKPFMARLNGLKINEKIAKRLLPEIINKLEEYDENYYRSLETEISKYMLNSNFSKYTVDEMSFYFVLGMTLAKNFKNEGD; from the coding sequence ATGTTAGAAGCTCTTTATGAAATAGGAAAAATTATACCTGAAGATGATAATTTTTTAAATGATTTTATAGAGGATATAGGTACAAATTATAAACATGTTTTTAAAATTATTTTTGATATAGATGAATTTAAATATTTAAATATAGATTATGAAGAGTTTGATTCAGATAAAAAATTGAAGTATTTTTATAAAAAAGGTTTTTCAAATGGTCCAGATAAAACGCCAACTTCAAAAATTACAACTTTTGAAAAAGTTTTTTCAAATAAAATAAGTCAAATTTTTAAAAATATAATAAAAAATAATGAAAAAAATTTTAGTAGTGATGAACTTTTATTTTTTCAAAATCTTGAAATGTCTTTTAATAAGTCAGAAGAAAAAATAAAAGAAGAGTTTTTTGATTATTTAAAAAATAATAATTTTTTAAATAATAATGGAAATATTGAGGGTGGAGGTATAGTAACTTTTGTATTTAAAAAAGATAATAAATTTTATTATGTTGGAGAACTTGATGAATTTAAAAACTTATTTTTAAAAAGTAAAGAAGATGCTTATAAAAATTTTTATATTAAAGGTGGAAAAGTAAGTAAATCAAAGGATAAATATTGTTATATATGTAAAAAAGAAAAAGATGAAGTTTATGGCTTTGTGTCAACATTTCAATTTTATACTGTTGATAAACGAGGAATGGTAACTGGAGGTTTTAAAAAAGAAAATGCTTGGAAAAATTATCCTGTTTGTTTAGATTGTGCTGTAACTCTTGAAAGAGGTAAAAAATTTCTAATGAATAATTTAAAGTATAAATTTTGTGGCTTTAATTATTTATTAATTCCACAATTAATTGTAGAAAATGATGTTCTTTTAAAAAATTTGATTAATAGAATAAAAAGTAGATATTCTGAATTTTCTTCTAAAAAAATTTCTGGAAGAAAAATTACTCAAACAGAAGAAAAAATTTTAGAAATTCTCTCAAAAGAAAATAACAGTATTCTTTTTAATTTTATTTTTTTTGAAAAAACTAACAATGCATTTAATATATTGTTAGAACTTTCAGAGATACCACCTTCACGATTGAATAAATTAGTTACTGCACAAAAAACAGTTGATCTAATTGGAAAAGAGAGTTTTTTTAAACCTATAATTTTAAAAAAAGGTGATGAAGTAAATTTTAATTTTTCTTTTTATTTTATACGAGAATTTTTTCTAAATAACAAAATAGATGGAAAATTTAATAAATATTTTTTAGATATTTTAAATAATATTTTTATAGATAAAAATATTTCTTATAATTTTTTGTTGAACAATTTTATGAAAAAAATTAGAAGTGAATTTTTAAATAATGGTTTTTATGATTTAAATGTTTTAAAAGCTTTTAAAATAGTTTTATACTTGAATGAATTAAACCTGTTAGATAAAAAATTTAATTTTGTTAAGGGGGTAGAAACTGTGTATGAAGAGTTTTTTGAACAAGCAAAAATATTAGATACAGAAACAAAAAAAGCTTTATTTTTAGAAGGAGTATTAACTGAATTTTTATTAAATATTCAGTATAAAAATAGAAAATCAAAACCATTTATGGCACGGTTAAATGGTTTAAAAATAAATGAAAAAATAGCTAAAAGACTTTTACCAGAAATAATAAACAAATTGGAAGAATATGATGAAAATTATTACAGAAGTTTAGAAACGGAAATATCAAAATATATGTTAAATAGTAATTTTAGTAAATATACAGTTGATGAAATGAGTTTTTATTTTGTTCTTGGAATGACACTTGCAAAAAACTTTAAGAATGAGGGGGATTAA
- the cas6 gene encoding CRISPR-associated endoribonuclease Cas6, whose protein sequence is MRLNIKFSFDTLEIPINYNHILQAIVLKLINDETYQKFIHDVGFKYKNRNYKLYSFSRLNGNFKYNKEVKKIKFYDFAIFSITSINTEFMKYISKTLLFNNELYINNQKVVIEEISGEKNEFNTEYLRVKSLSPVVVYSTFKDNNKNKTYYYTPYEEKFYKILKKNIIKKYSSYYNEEINDKRLNIRHVKNLKEVVTNYKGFIIKGWMGEYELTGNPKLLNVALNTGLGSKNSMGYGFIEKI, encoded by the coding sequence TTGAGATTAAATATAAAATTTTCTTTTGATACATTAGAAATACCTATTAATTACAATCATATACTTCAAGCAATTGTTTTAAAATTAATAAATGATGAAACTTATCAAAAATTTATTCATGATGTTGGTTTTAAATATAAAAATCGAAATTATAAATTATATTCTTTTTCAAGATTAAATGGAAATTTTAAATATAATAAAGAGGTTAAAAAAATTAAGTTTTATGATTTTGCTATTTTTTCTATTACATCTATAAACACTGAATTTATGAAATATATATCTAAAACTTTATTGTTTAATAATGAATTATATATAAATAATCAAAAGGTTGTTATCGAAGAAATATCTGGAGAAAAAAATGAATTTAATACAGAGTATTTAAGAGTTAAATCTTTGTCTCCAGTAGTAGTTTATAGTACTTTTAAAGATAATAATAAAAATAAAACTTATTATTATACTCCATATGAAGAAAAGTTTTATAAGATTTTGAAAAAAAATATAATAAAAAAGTATAGTTCTTATTATAACGAAGAAATAAATGATAAAAGATTAAATATAAGACATGTTAAAAATTTGAAAGAAGTAGTTACTAATTATAAGGGATTTATAATAAAAGGATGGATGGGAGAATATGAATTAACTGGAAATCCAAAACTTTTAAATGTTGCTTTAAATACAGGTTTAGGTTCGAAAAATTCTATGGGGTATGGGTTTATTGAAAAAATTTAA
- a CDS encoding HEPN family nuclease produces MSINYTDKEQQIINTLMSFTFLWELHNLKFLESKCYADLKFKDRFVHEQIKSIGIMNNGMIPVILYMMLIIPKELFDNTKYSENFKEINKQISNLKNIEIIKSTYKSDEKNINYIRHFRNAVAHMNIKCEKTVVVFEDKNKKENFKIEVSYKALGEIVGFFYKFYAELIEEYKEKYKNKQ; encoded by the coding sequence ATGAGTATTAATTATACTGATAAAGAACAACAAATTATTAATACCTTAATGTCATTTACTTTTTTATGGGAACTTCATAATTTAAAGTTTTTAGAATCTAAATGTTATGCTGATTTAAAATTTAAAGATCGTTTTGTTCATGAACAGATAAAATCAATTGGAATTATGAATAATGGAATGATTCCAGTTATTTTATATATGATGTTAATAATTCCAAAAGAATTATTTGATAATACAAAATATTCAGAAAATTTTAAAGAAATAAATAAACAAATATCTAATTTAAAAAATATAGAAATAATAAAATCTACATATAAAAGTGATGAAAAAAACATTAATTACATAAGACATTTTAGAAATGCAGTTGCACATATGAATATAAAATGTGAAAAAACAGTTGTTGTATTTGAGGATAAAAATAAAAAAGAAAATTTTAAAATAGAGGTTAGTTATAAAGCACTTGGTGAAATAGTTGGTTTTTTTTATAAATTCTATGCTGAACTTATTGAAGAATATAAGGAAAAATATAAAAATAAACAGTAA
- a CDS encoding AAA family ATPase, translating into MKKRLPIGRSDFKSLIEDNMYFVDKSMLIKEVIESGDVLLITRPRRFGKTLSQSMMKYFFDITQNNEHLFKNLKIYKEKNIIEKHLNKHPVIYITFKDLKSNNLKKMHALLTMELSRLYTKHEYVFEILSEKEKIVFKEIMLETADDAKYENCIRSLSEYMERYYGKKVIILIDEYDTPIQQAYLYGYYDEIISLIGNLFGMALKDNVYLEKAVLTGITRVSKESIFTGVNNLEVSTVLNELFNDKYGLTKEEVEETLKYYELEYEESEVIDWYNGYNFGGVEIYNPFSIVTLAKNKGKIRPYWMNTSGNYLVKQLIKQGSAELKDKIEKLINGEEIESTINETMVYGDLNNNLEESVWTLFLFSGYLKWTKNINHDYERYTLKIPNKEVKIFYNKTVVSMLEEERIKLNNILINLINGHIEEFKEDFQKLTINTLSYFDVSGEEPERFYHGLILGMSVGLKEKYIIKSNRETGLGRADVILIPKDKTDKGIIIEFKKFYKNEKTLLNSAKNGLKQINEKKYEEEIKDHGINDIIKVSIAFDKKEVEIVSNLDKDVELTEIEKVAKNMIENGVDIEFISKMTNLSIEKIKNLI; encoded by the coding sequence ATGAAAAAAAGACTTCCAATAGGAAGAAGTGACTTCAAATCGTTAATTGAAGATAATATGTACTTTGTAGATAAAAGTATGTTAATCAAAGAAGTTATTGAAAGTGGTGATGTTTTATTAATAACAAGGCCAAGAAGGTTTGGGAAAACTCTCAGTCAATCTATGATGAAGTACTTTTTTGATATTACTCAAAATAACGAACACCTCTTTAAAAATTTAAAGATATACAAAGAAAAAAATATAATAGAAAAACATTTAAATAAACATCCAGTTATATACATCACCTTTAAAGATTTAAAGTCTAATAACTTAAAAAAGATGCATGCTTTATTAACAATGGAACTTTCAAGATTATATACAAAACATGAATATGTTTTTGAAATATTGAGTGAAAAGGAAAAGATTGTATTTAAAGAAATAATGTTAGAAACAGCAGATGATGCTAAATATGAAAACTGTATAAGAAGTTTATCTGAATATATGGAAAGATACTATGGTAAAAAGGTAATAATATTAATAGATGAATACGACACTCCCATTCAACAAGCTTACTTATACGGATACTATGATGAAATAATATCTTTAATTGGTAACTTATTTGGCATGGCTTTAAAAGACAATGTATACCTTGAAAAAGCAGTTCTTACTGGTATAACAAGAGTTTCTAAAGAAAGCATCTTTACTGGTGTGAATAACTTAGAAGTTTCTACTGTATTAAATGAACTATTCAATGATAAGTATGGTTTAACTAAAGAAGAAGTTGAAGAAACATTGAAGTATTATGAACTTGAATATGAAGAAAGTGAAGTTATAGATTGGTACAATGGTTATAATTTTGGTGGTGTTGAAATTTACAATCCTTTTTCTATAGTAACTCTTGCAAAGAATAAAGGTAAAATAAGACCATATTGGATGAATACGAGTGGAAACTACTTAGTTAAACAATTAATAAAACAAGGAAGTGCTGAATTAAAAGATAAAATAGAAAAACTAATAAATGGTGAAGAAATTGAAAGTACAATAAATGAAACTATGGTTTATGGAGACTTAAATAACAACTTAGAAGAGTCTGTATGGACATTATTTTTATTCAGCGGATATTTAAAATGGACAAAAAATATAAATCATGATTATGAAAGATATACTTTAAAGATACCAAATAAAGAAGTAAAAATATTTTATAATAAAACTGTAGTATCTATGCTTGAAGAAGAAAGAATAAAGCTCAATAATATATTAATAAATTTAATAAATGGACATATAGAAGAGTTTAAAGAAGACTTTCAAAAATTAACTATTAATACATTGAGTTACTTTGATGTTAGCGGAGAAGAACCAGAAAGATTTTATCATGGACTAATACTTGGAATGAGCGTTGGTTTGAAAGAAAAGTATATAATAAAGAGTAATAGAGAAACAGGACTTGGAAGAGCAGATGTTATTTTAATTCCAAAAGATAAAACAGATAAAGGAATAATAATAGAGTTTAAAAAGTTTTATAAAAACGAAAAAACACTATTAAATAGTGCTAAAAATGGATTGAAACAAATAAATGAAAAGAAGTATGAAGAAGAGATAAAAGATCATGGAATAAATGATATAATAAAAGTTTCAATAGCTTTTGATAAAAAAGAGGTTGAAATTGTTAGTAATTTAGATAAAGATGTTGAATTAACAGAGATAGAAAAAGTAGCAAAGAACATGATTGAAAATGGAGTTGATATAGAGTTTATATCTAAAATGACAAATTTGTCTATTGAAAAAATTAAAAATTTAATATAA
- a CDS encoding DUF554 domain-containing protein, whose product MFNISVIVNTFAIIIGGSLGLLIGNKLKDNYRNILFQAIGLTTIAIGMKMAFKANDLLVVLGSLALGGLLGEFWNIEGGIGKIANKLENSKGETPFVKGFITATVLFVVGPMTILGCMSAGTGDNSLIFLKSLLDGISSIVLASVYGTGVIFSALSVYIVQGLLVVFAGSLNFLSNPTYLNDFTAVGGLMVFAIALRLLNIKEIKVGNFLPSLIFVILIDFIKTLF is encoded by the coding sequence ATGTTCAATATATCTGTAATAGTAAATACCTTTGCTATAATAATTGGTGGAAGTTTGGGCTTATTAATAGGAAATAAATTAAAAGATAATTATAGAAACATACTATTTCAAGCAATAGGACTAACAACCATTGCAATTGGAATGAAAATGGCATTTAAAGCTAATGACTTACTTGTTGTTTTGGGTTCTCTTGCTTTAGGAGGTTTACTTGGAGAGTTTTGGAATATTGAAGGTGGCATAGGTAAAATTGCTAACAAATTAGAAAATTCAAAAGGAGAAACCCCATTTGTAAAAGGATTTATAACAGCCACTGTTTTATTTGTTGTTGGACCTATGACAATATTAGGATGTATGAGCGCTGGAACAGGAGATAATTCATTAATCTTTTTAAAATCACTATTAGATGGCATTTCATCTATTGTTTTAGCATCTGTATATGGAACAGGAGTTATATTTTCAGCATTAAGCGTTTATATAGTACAAGGTCTATTAGTTGTATTTGCAGGAAGTTTAAACTTCTTATCTAATCCAACATACTTAAATGATTTTACAGCAGTTGGTGGATTAATGGTTTTCGCAATAGCTTTAAGACTTTTAAACATAAAAGAAATTAAAGTTGGTAATTTTTTACCTTCATTAATCTTCGTAATTTTAATTGACTTTATAAAAACATTATTTTAA
- a CDS encoding aminoacyl-histidine dipeptidase, with translation MLENLEPKKVFTFFEELTKIPRGSGNEKAVSDYLVKFAKDRNLEVIQDEALNVIIKKKGVENSPTVILQGHMDMVCEKESSSNHDFTKDPIPLIVEGDFVKTNGTTLGADNGIAVAYALALLDSNDIVHPNLEVLITTEEETGMGGAAAVDPKNLTGTMLINIDSEEEGEILVSCAGGVREKISLPINFENYSSETYSIKVSGLKGGHSGMEIIKQRGNAIKILGRTLYSILDDINLVSLNGGAKMNAIPREAQAIITCENPKDLEIKIKNFEKLVKNEYSVQDPELKIEFTKHEKTNKIIKKEDFIKAVKILYVIPDGVQTMSQSIDNLVQSSTNLGVLTMTDNSINFDIASRSSVESLKEEIVNRTKISVEAFGAEFKTMSSYPAWQYREDSKLREIFKDVYLKTFKKEVKISAIHAGLECGLLSGKMPNVDMISFGPNLYDVHTPQEKMSISSVQNMWKYLLEILKELANK, from the coding sequence ATGCTTGAAAATTTAGAACCAAAAAAAGTATTTACTTTCTTTGAAGAATTAACAAAAATACCAAGAGGATCTGGAAATGAAAAAGCAGTTAGTGATTATTTAGTAAAATTTGCAAAAGATAGAAATCTTGAAGTAATTCAAGATGAAGCATTAAACGTTATTATAAAGAAAAAAGGCGTTGAAAATTCTCCAACAGTAATACTACAAGGTCACATGGATATGGTTTGTGAAAAAGAAAGCTCAAGTAATCATGACTTTACTAAAGACCCAATACCACTTATTGTAGAAGGTGATTTTGTAAAAACAAATGGAACAACACTTGGTGCAGATAATGGTATTGCAGTTGCCTATGCTCTTGCACTTTTAGATTCAAATGATATAGTACACCCAAACCTTGAAGTCTTAATAACAACAGAAGAAGAAACAGGAATGGGAGGAGCTGCTGCAGTTGATCCTAAAAATTTAACTGGAACAATGCTAATAAATATAGATTCAGAAGAAGAAGGAGAAATATTAGTTAGCTGTGCGGGTGGAGTTAGAGAAAAAATATCTTTACCAATAAACTTTGAAAATTATTCAAGTGAAACCTATTCCATAAAGGTTAGTGGCTTAAAAGGTGGCCATTCTGGAATGGAAATAATAAAACAAAGAGGAAATGCTATAAAAATTCTTGGAAGAACATTATATTCTATATTAGATGATATTAACTTAGTATCATTAAACGGTGGCGCAAAAATGAATGCAATACCAAGAGAAGCTCAAGCAATAATTACATGTGAAAACCCCAAAGATTTAGAAATAAAGATAAAAAATTTTGAAAAATTAGTTAAAAATGAATATTCAGTTCAAGATCCAGAATTAAAAATAGAGTTTACTAAACATGAAAAAACAAATAAAATAATTAAAAAAGAAGATTTCATAAAAGCTGTAAAGATACTTTATGTAATACCAGATGGAGTTCAAACCATGAGTCAATCAATAGATAATTTAGTTCAAAGTTCAACAAATCTTGGAGTTTTAACCATGACAGACAACTCTATAAATTTTGATATAGCTTCACGAAGTTCTGTTGAATCTTTAAAAGAAGAAATAGTAAATAGAACAAAAATATCAGTAGAAGCATTTGGAGCTGAATTTAAAACAATGTCATCATACCCTGCTTGGCAATACAGAGAAGATTCAAAATTAAGAGAAATATTTAAAGATGTCTACTTAAAAACTTTCAAGAAAGAAGTAAAAATATCAGCTATACACGCTGGACTTGAATGTGGATTACTTTCAGGAAAAATGCCAAATGTAGATATGATATCTTTTGGTCCAAACTTATACGATGTACACACACCACAAGAAAAAATGTCTATATCATCTGTACAAAACATGTGGAAATATTTATTAGAAATACTAAAGGAGTTAGCAAATAAATAA
- a CDS encoding NAD(P)/FAD-dependent oxidoreductase: MKIVVIGGGVVGSLVARELCKYEVDVTLIDKNFDIGMGVSKANSAILHAGYDDEAGTQRAKFCVRGNELYTKLEEELEIDVKRIGSHVLAFKNEDLNTLDELYKRGIENGVPGMRILTKDEIQDMEPNINPSVIASLYAPTAGITEPWQVAIAAVENAQKNGLKLALNEEVIKIVTVDGKIKGVETDKNEYDADVVINAAGLYSDKIATMAGDVAIPLHPRRGEYVLLNKFTVHDLVNSIIFPPPSKMGKGILVLPTVDGGILLGPTSEDLPYVMKFDRSTTKPGIEKVVEGAKRLIPGIDLRETVKTFAGSRPESPNKDFWIGRSKKIKGLVHAAAMRSPGLTAAPAIAEFIPEEVQDFMEVKFEKKNDFDPKRKRIVHYFTDVSKEEYDEIIKKDPLAGKIVCVCNKVTEREVLEAIKRGATTLDGIKFRTRAMFGECQGGFCTNKLLEILSRETGKSIEELHYGTKKSYVVNGKVRP, translated from the coding sequence ATGAAAATTGTCGTTATAGGAGGAGGAGTCGTTGGTTCGCTAGTTGCCAGAGAACTGTGTAAATACGAAGTTGACGTTACTCTCATAGATAAAAATTTTGATATAGGCATGGGTGTTTCGAAGGCTAATTCAGCAATATTGCATGCTGGATACGATGATGAAGCTGGTACTCAAAGGGCTAAATTTTGTGTTAGAGGAAATGAACTTTACACAAAGTTAGAAGAAGAACTTGAAATAGATGTAAAGAGAATAGGTTCTCATGTTCTTGCTTTTAAAAATGAAGATTTGAATACTTTGGATGAGCTCTATAAACGCGGTATTGAAAATGGTGTTCCTGGTATGAGAATTTTGACTAAAGATGAAATTCAAGATATGGAACCAAATATAAATCCAAGTGTAATAGCTTCACTTTATGCACCAACTGCAGGAATTACAGAGCCATGGCAAGTTGCAATTGCAGCAGTTGAAAATGCACAAAAAAATGGTTTAAAATTAGCCTTAAATGAAGAAGTAATAAAAATAGTTACTGTTGATGGTAAGATAAAGGGTGTTGAAACTGATAAAAATGAGTATGATGCAGATGTTGTTATCAATGCTGCTGGATTGTATTCAGATAAGATAGCAACGATGGCAGGAGATGTTGCTATTCCACTTCATCCAAGAAGAGGAGAATATGTTCTTTTAAATAAGTTTACAGTTCATGATTTGGTTAATAGTATTATTTTCCCACCTCCATCAAAAATGGGTAAGGGAATATTAGTACTACCAACTGTTGATGGTGGAATACTTCTTGGTCCAACATCAGAAGATTTACCATATGTCATGAAGTTTGATAGATCTACTACAAAACCTGGTATAGAAAAAGTAGTAGAAGGTGCAAAACGTTTGATACCAGGAATAGATTTGAGAGAAACTGTAAAAACTTTTGCAGGTTCAAGACCAGAGAGTCCAAATAAGGATTTTTGGATAGGAAGAAGTAAAAAAATAAAGGGATTAGTTCATGCAGCAGCAATGAGGTCGCCTGGATTAACAGCAGCACCAGCTATAGCTGAATTTATTCCTGAAGAAGTTCAAGATTTTATGGAAGTTAAGTTTGAAAAAAAGAATGATTTTGATCCAAAGAGAAAAAGAATAGTTCATTACTTTACAGATGTTTCAAAAGAAGAGTATGATGAAATAATAAAAAAAGATCCACTTGCTGGAAAGATAGTATGTGTTTGTAATAAGGTAACTGAAAGAGAAGTTTTAGAAGCAATAAAAAGAGGAGCAACAACTCTTGATGGAATAAAATTTAGAACAAGAGCAATGTTTGGAGAATGTCAAGGGGGTTTTTGTACTAATAAATTATTAGAAATACTTTCTCGTGAAACTGGGAAATCAATTGAAGAACTACATTATGGAACAAAAAAATCTTATGTAGTGAATGGTAAGGTGAGACCATGA
- a CDS encoding NAD(P)/FAD-dependent oxidoreductase, producing MKKYETDVLVIGGGAAGMGAALSASEEGVKVTIVERTERLGGILNQCIHNGFGLHFFKEELTGPEYAFKFKKLVQKDNIEFLSNRFLYKIDEENKEVYFTSTEGMEVIKCKSMVYAAGARERPYGSLLVPGGRVSGIYTAGVAQRLTNLENRLPGKKALILGSGDIGLIMARRLTLEGMKVEAVLERMPYPGGLERNINQCLNDFNIPLLLSTTVLEVRGNGRLEEVIVGQVDENYNVIKGSERSYAVDTLILSVGLVPSTTPIMHVVDINPRTRGVVVDSQMRTSKDWIFAAGNCVVVYDLVDYVSSEGQIAGKNAAKYVKGEEKGNRYEIKKGRNIGIINPLIYSDKSDLELYIRVSKPDTGKLVVKNGDEIVYQSKESNLLPSEMEHFKIKKEKLGEIKGLTVEMIK from the coding sequence ATGAAAAAATATGAAACCGATGTACTTGTAATAGGTGGCGGTGCTGCCGGAATGGGAGCTGCACTTTCAGCTTCTGAAGAAGGGGTTAAAGTAACTATTGTTGAAAGAACAGAAAGACTTGGTGGAATTTTAAATCAATGTATACACAATGGTTTTGGTCTTCATTTTTTTAAAGAAGAATTAACAGGTCCAGAATATGCATTTAAATTTAAAAAACTCGTTCAAAAAGATAATATAGAGTTTTTATCAAATAGATTTTTATACAAAATAGATGAAGAGAATAAAGAAGTTTACTTTACTTCAACAGAAGGTATGGAAGTTATAAAATGTAAGAGTATGGTTTATGCAGCAGGGGCAAGAGAAAGGCCATATGGTTCATTATTAGTACCTGGTGGAAGGGTTTCGGGAATATACACAGCAGGTGTTGCTCAAAGATTAACAAACCTTGAAAATAGACTTCCTGGTAAAAAAGCTTTAATTTTAGGTTCAGGAGATATAGGATTAATAATGGCAAGAAGATTAACTCTTGAAGGTATGAAGGTTGAAGCAGTTCTTGAAAGAATGCCTTATCCAGGAGGACTTGAAAGAAATATAAATCAATGTTTGAATGACTTTAATATACCTCTTTTATTGAGTACAACAGTACTTGAAGTTAGAGGAAATGGAAGACTTGAAGAAGTTATTGTTGGTCAAGTTGATGAAAATTACAATGTAATAAAAGGTTCTGAAAGATCTTATGCAGTAGATACTTTAATTTTATCTGTTGGTCTTGTTCCATCTACAACGCCAATAATGCATGTTGTTGATATAAATCCAAGGACAAGAGGTGTTGTTGTAGATAGTCAAATGAGAACGAGTAAAGATTGGATTTTTGCTGCGGGGAACTGTGTTGTTGTTTATGATTTGGTTGATTATGTATCTAGTGAAGGGCAAATTGCAGGTAAAAATGCAGCAAAATATGTAAAAGGTGAAGAAAAAGGAAATAGATATGAAATAAAAAAAGGAAGAAATATTGGTATAATAAATCCATTAATTTATTCAGATAAAAGTGATTTAGAACTTTATATAAGAGTTAGTAAACCAGATACTGGAAAATTAGTTGTTAAAAATGGTGATGAAATAGTTTATCAGAGTAAGGAATCAAATTTATTACCAAGTGAAATGGAACATTTTAAGATAAAAAAAGAAAAACTTGGTGAAATTAAAGGGTTAACAGTGGAGATGATAAAATGA
- a CDS encoding DUF1667 domain-containing protein has translation MKEVDLTCVQCPLGCKIKVKMDDAGVVLDILGNRCNRGKEYAMQEVVDPKRVIPTNVKVLNGVDELVSVKTTNPVPKRLMWEIMNIIKETTVEAPVKIGQVIIKDILKTGADIVATREVEKVNK, from the coding sequence ATGAAAGAAGTTGATTTAACTTGTGTTCAATGCCCACTGGGATGTAAGATAAAGGTAAAAATGGATGACGCAGGTGTTGTTTTAGATATTTTAGGAAATAGATGTAACCGTGGTAAAGAGTATGCAATGCAAGAGGTTGTAGATCCAAAAAGAGTAATACCTACTAATGTAAAGGTTTTAAATGGGGTAGATGAATTGGTATCTGTAAAAACAACAAATCCAGTTCCTAAAAGATTGATGTGGGAAATAATGAATATAATAAAAGAAACAACAGTTGAAGCTCCAGTTAAAATAGGTCAAGTTATAATAAAAGATATTTTAAAAACTGGTGCAGATATAGTTGCAACAAGAGAAGTAGAAAAAGTAAATAAATAA